The window tgggtatatgctcaggagtggtatagctgggccctatTCTTAGCTTTCACCATTGTACAAAGCAAACAAGGAGATTAACCATTATAAACTCTGCTTGTTATGGAGTCACATTTCAGGTGCAATCATTAACTAAGAAGATTAATAAATGTGCAGATCCTGCACATGTGTGCTTAAGCATCAGAAAGGAAGCCTGAGGACATTagttatattttctaaatataaatataaaatgaagaaattcttTGGAGAATGTTCTTATTTCCTATGAATATTTTTGTAGTATAAAGGAGGATTATAGTATAATAATAtgtcatatattattttttaaagatttatttattattatatgtaagtacactgtagatgtcctCAGAcccaccaggagagggcatcagatctcattctggatggttgtgagctgtccatgtggttactgggatttgaactcatgatctctggaagagaagtcggtgctcttaaccactgagccatctcaccagccctgtcatatattatcatatatagtatattatatattattatatagtatattatataattcatatatactatatatttttaatttgaccATGCTCTAATTTTGAATATATTGAGCAATTTGAAGATGTttgatagaaataaataatagttaTGTACACACTGAAGGCATAAAACTTTACTTTTCCAATTACAAAACATGAATACAATGAAAAGACTTTATCACTCAATAGCATTTTAATAATTTGGTCCAAGTTACGTGTGTGATGATTACTGAATGATTCTTATCTAACCTCCCAAACCCATCCATGATTTTCACAGTttccccagaaaaaaaataaaaaaagaatattccatCACAGAAAAATACTTACACATGGTACAGGTCCCATAAATTGAAGACAGGAACATAGCATGTTGCTTTCTTTGTAGACCACTTTGCACGTATCTGTGATGATGCAATATTCTGAAAATACCTCTTACATCCTAAGAGTCTGGAACTTTTGCTGATCTTCATAGGTGGAGTTAATAATATACCTTGAAGTCACTTGAGACTTAAGACTGCTATCCAACTGTGTGCCCAAACTGTTTGATTAAACTGCCTTTAAGaggaaaaatgtaaaaaccaacCTTACTTGCCTCGAATTTTCCATATATTTAACTTTTACAACCTAAGTTAATGCATAGTTACAATTTCAAACTATGCACTCTCCAATGCTCCTGACCTAGGTAACATCCATATATCATTTGCCGAAAGCAGCAAATGTAAGTAGTAAACTACTTTTTGAAAACTACCATAAAGGTTGAAAGCAACCATTTATAGATATTGGTTGACAaacaatgtttgtttttgttatctgGGTTGGTTGGGATCAGCTGGCGCCAGTTACTCAACCCCTTTAAAACTCTGATAAAGTTTTTGTAAAGTATGGCCTTTCTTCCCATGTGATGCTTCTGAGTTGTTCAATAAAGACAGAGTGAAAGGAACAGATAGACACACAGGTAATCACAGATGCAGACAGCACGTACAGGAACAAACAGGTCATAtaacgtgcacacgcacacacacacacacacacacacacacacacaatcacacagacaaagagacacacagaaagaaacagacaggtACAATCACACagtcatacagacatacacagggaCAGATTACTGATACTGATACAAACATAGTTTCAGACTAATGCAACAGACAGAGGATAGAAGACACAGGGAGCATGATGTGGAGAGTTCAAATTCTGACTCACTCTTGGTTAAATGACACCAAGGGAAAgtacctttatttctttccttaatgagACAACAATATGTTATTGGTAACTCAGATTTAATTGctaatgcatgtgtacatatctaAACAATTAACCTGATCTTGCATCTTTCTTCCCATATAGTCAGTAGAAAGTTCACATATCAGCTCCATCTTGAAGGAAGGCTCAGTTCCCAACTTCACCCTTCTCTATGAATTTTCAACAAAACTAACTGAATGGCCTCATTTTGCTTTGGCTTTTTAATAAAGTATTTAGATCTCAAACACTGCCTCGCACAGTGGGGCTCTTCAGAGGAGCATATCACACAGATAGATGCACATGAACTTCTCAGATACTGATGTATTGATGGCACTGGATAAACCACCTCTAAAATGCTTGAATTAGCAGCTGAAAAGTGAGTTGAACTTCAGTTCTTCGATTATGGTGAAATTGTTATACAGGACAGAATAGGAGGGGAAGATGTTTAGTCTTCAGAGAATGGTTGACACAGGTGCACACCAAGCAGTGACAGGTTTGTCAGTATCCCCATTATGTGTATTCTGAGATGGATTAGTAAAATATCAGTAGCTGAAACTTGTTGCTGCTTAGCATTGGAGCTTTGATCTTATTAACATGtagtataggtttttaaaaatgtctttaattacTCTTGATAAGTCAGGGCAAAAGATTGAAGTATTCCAAGAAGTGAGACATGACTTAGTGAGTGACATGTGGGTATTGAGATTCCACATCTTGGAAGGCCATATGACCAGAGACACAACTGTTATTTGCATGTCTTTCCTATGACACTGGAAATGTATGTAATCTAATCTTTGAAGAATACAATATTGAAGAAactattctaaataaaataaaattaaaagaaggtGAAACAACTtacttgattttcatttttggatTATGAAAGAAAACTTTCTTAGGAAAAAATGATCTTGAATCTATGTGATAGGAGGAAAGCACAGATTGTCAAGTCTGTGAAGTGGATGCTGCTCATGGTGACTTAGACTTAAATTAAGTCATCCTAAAAAACTTACTTCTTAGTGAGAAAGACAATTCGTTTTATGGTGTCTTTGAAGGcctctttcacttgcttgtttcgCAGTGTATAAATGAATGGGTTGAGCAAAGGGGCAACTGATGTTGTGAGCACAGACACAACCTTATTGATGGCTACCCCTTCCTTTGCTGAAGGTTTAATGTAGATGAAGATGCAGCTGCCATAGGTGATGGAAACCACAATCATGTGGGAAGAGCAGGTAGAGAAGGCCTTTTTCCTTTGTTGGGCAGAGGGAAACTTTAAAATGGTCTTGATGATGTATGTGTAGGAGAGAACAACACACACCAGAGTAATAATGAGTGTCAGTATGGCAAATGCTAAGACAATTTTCTCTATAAAGACTGTGTCTGAGCAGGTTATCTGAAGAATGGGAGAGGCGTCACAGCCAAAATGATCAATCACATTGGAGTCACAGAACTCTAGCTGGAGGCCTAGGCCAAGAGGTGGGAGGATGATCAACAGGCCAGCAAACCAACAGGAGAGGACAAGAACTGTGCACACTCGGTTGTTCATGATGGTGGTATAGTGCAGGGGCTTGCAGATGGCTACGTAGCGATCATAGGACATGGCGGCCAGGAGGAAAAATTCCGTTGCTCCAAAGAggacaacaaaaaacaactgaGTGGCACAAGCATTGTAAGTAACGGTGTTATCTCCTGTAGCCATCATGTATAGGAATCTGGGAATACATACTGTAGTGAATGAGACTTCTAAGAAAGAGAAGTTTCGGAGAAAAAAGTACATGGGCGTTTTAAGATGGGGATCCAAAAGTGTCAGAGTGATAATGGTGAGGTTCCCAGTCACACTTAACATGTAggtgagaaataaaaatagaaaaattagaaCCTGTAGTTTTGGGTCATCTGTCAGCCCCAGCAGGATGAATGTTGTTATTGCTGTATGATTTCTCATCCCTGTCTTGTACCGAAGTCATGAGTGTTTGGACCTAAAGAGAGAAGTGTCAGAAGAACCTGGCAATGTGACCTGAATGAAGCCATCACAGCCAGCAAGCCTGTGCGCACACAGCCTTGTTAGTGGCTTCTATGGAAATATCTGTATTGTTCTTATGTATATAATTCTTTGATATTTCTATATTacctacatttcaaatgaaaaccaGACCAAACATAAATCAATTGTTTGTGTAACATACAATTGTCTCTGCTATTTTGCCTTAAGGTATAGATTGTACCTTAGTTTTCCTAAAAGAACTCCTGATAACTCTGGAGTTCTCTACTCcacattcatcttttaaaatttttcttcgcatctacataagacttttaaattgattgttgttttatatcaaacaacttttataatactcattattattgttataatattttataagttttaaggaatatgacaaaaaagatattgtaggtattgaagaggggtctttgggaggagcagtggtacaaaagggaaacaagaatgtgattcaattatatttaattgaaataagtttttaattgttaacaaattcagataaattgaaatcatgtaacttttctcatcataatgcaataaaagtttttttaaaaaattttttttcttcattcccaCCATTCTGCAATGCTCTGTTTCTAAAACCAAGAAATATTTCCTAGTTAGGATTTTATGTTGATCACCTTGTGCTATTGTCATTGATTTTAACAGTGACACCCTTGTTATTTAAGTTCAGATTAGCTCTACATAAGGAGCTGAGAGTGGAAACTATTGTCATTGATTTTAACAGTGATGCCCTTGTTATTTAAGTTCAGACTGGCTCTACATAAGGAGCTGAGATATAAACTATTGCCATTGATTTTAACAGTGACGGCTTTGTTATTTAAGTTCAGATTAAATAAGGAGCTGAGAGGTAAAATACAGAGTTGTGCCTTTGCTTCTTCACTCCTGTATTTGGCAGTGAGAAGTATTTTTTAAGTAAGTTTTTTGAGATCTCTGAAGAAGTGGTGTAAGGGAATGTCCTAGAATTTTCACATAAACATGACGTAGTCCTATTGTGATAGTTTAGGTAAAAGATGGAACCAGGATGGTGTACAGGGCTGCCCACCTCATATCCCCGACCTCTTGGTCACACCTATTCTTCTAGGTCTCTTACTTAGGGGAACAATTTCTTCTGTGTCCCTACCTGAGCCATTCTTCCCACTACCCCATCAAccatttccttatctttttgttgttttcaggttttaaaaaatctatatccctatctatctaccatataattggtcacaaaacaggcctcaatagatacaagaagattgaaataatctcgtGCACCCTAgaagatcaccacagactaaggctggtcttcaataacaacaaaaacaacggaaagcacacatacacatggaagctgaacgatgctctactcagtgataacttggtcaaggaagaaataaagaaagaaattaaaggctttttagagtttaatgaaaatgaggatacatcatatcaaaacttatgggacacaatgaaagccgtgctaagaggaaaactcagctctgagtgcctccaaaaagaaactgaagagagcttgcACTGACAACTTGACGGCACACTCAAAAGctcttgaacaaaaagaagcaaatagaccaaagagaagtagatggcaggaagtaatcaaactcagggctgaaatcaatcaagtagaaacaaaaagaactatacaaagaatcaacaacacgagaagctggttctttgagaaaatcaacaagatagataaacctttagccggactaaccagagggcacaggcatagtatccaaattaataaaatcagaaatgaaaagggagacataacaatgaaatatatcttaaaataattattctgtttgttgaatattaacagttgaaaatattaaagtcatgttctacaaaaatctatatctctatctatctatctatctatctatcacctatcatttatctgtatatctatcatctatctatatgtctatcATATCTCTatcaatctattatctatcagctatctatccatcatttaccaatcatctatcatttatctgtatatctatcatctatcacatatctatctatctatctatctatctatctatctatctatctatctatcatccatctatctccCATCCATTGATCTGCTTACCTACCTACCTTATTCACCCAAACATATAGGAACCCTGGGCCCATATAAATCAGTAAACAAATTACAGAAACATACTACCTTTCTCTTTGGCATTCACCACTGTCCATTTTAGTACCTTCAAGCATTCAAGGGTTTCTTtactcaattttatatttttcaggaaCCACAGTATGATATTGGCTCAGTTATGTCTCCTTTTAAGCTTCATGTCAAAACTTAACCCTCATTGAAACTTGTTGTATAGCAGCTGTTCTCAGATATTtacctgtaaaataaaatgtaataaatttattcttataaggaaaacagtagtttataataaataatatgctAGTCCAGTGGTATATTCCAAATATTCcaaatgctgtgatcctttaaaaCAGTTGTaatgactcccaaccataaaattattttcattgctacttcataactgtaatttttctattactattagttgtaatgtaaatatctgtgttttccagtggatttaggtgacccctgtgaaacgGTTGTTTGACCTCAAAGGAATCATcctcataggttgagaaccattgcacTAATCTGTATTTTTTGTATTATTAGTAGGAATTAATTGATCATTCAAGCTAATGTAAGGACTTATTAATAAGTTCTGTAAAATTCTATAttctaagataaaataaaaaatttattacattttgaaaaatatccaTCTTAGTTGTACCAGATGTGTGTCTTTCCAGGTAAGCATCAAAGATATTGTaggtttcttatttttcttattgtttagaTAAATAACCAACCTCTATTCACTCATATAAATACTTGACAATTTACAGAGCATAACACTGAGACTAGGAACAAGTTATCCCCAAAAGGATCTTGTAGGCTACAACTGTAGCAgatatttccttttctgtgttatAGCAACACAAGACTGAAGTGAAAATGTGGCTTTAAATTTAGGGTAACAAATGATTAAGTGATTCCACTCTTGCTTTTTGACATTTGTTCTTAGTTATCCTGGCTGCTAGTCATAATTTCTTCTCTTCATTCAAATTGATTTCCTCCCAAAGTCTGCAATCAAAACTGTCATCAAAGCCTGAGTTAGCAGGGCTCAGTGTGCAGTGTTTCCTGGTGTGAGTTTGGAACAGGGAGAACTGCCCCTCTCCTTGGCTAATGGGACAGAGAGAGTATCTTGCCATGTATTTGCTAGAGGAAGACTGACAGTTCTAGACcaggtttatttataattttattccctctctccttttctttttcctttcttttcttcatttaattgtaaaatatttaaaaactttttatcaGCCATTGGCACTCTCATACCTGTTCCTACTGCAatattccttccttcttaccagaatttttatttttctatgtgctAGGAATGATCTTCGTTCATGACATATAAATTTAACATTTGAAGTACTTGACAAAATAGTGTGTCAGATTTCagggacttattttttttttaacgcaAGTTAAACAGATACCACAATGCTGCTAAGCCTGTGGCAGCAGATCCTTTGGGTGTACCCTCATTTTATACACTAGTAAGCACATCCAGAGTCTATATTAGGCTAGGAAAAAATTCCTGGGAGGtgagagttatttatttttgtagtttggACTAAATAGAGCTTATAACAATTTTATTCAATGAATAATAACTTTCGCCTCTTCCCTGCAAATACTGCTTCaattaatatcaatagacattCCCCAGTGCAAATCTATGCAAAGCCACATAGTCTGTTTGGGAGTTCTAAGAGTGTTTAagattcagtttcttttcttcacagAGTCTCTAATTATTGAGTTTTAAAGTATGTTTATGATATTTTGATCTTACTCATGTTTAGAATGAATGTTTAGGCTCAAGAGGAATTTGGATGCTGAATCTCTTCCAAAAAGTGCTGAAATGATTTTAGTACctgctggggtgggagggaggattCTTCTAATACTTTCAGAAACAGATACTGTTTGTATTCTTTTAGGATAGTGGTATCTTTTTTTGGTAGGTGGCATTTTCCATAGTTTATTATTTCTACTAAGCAGAAACTGTTTTTTTCCAACTTATagttaggaaaaagaaagagtaacCACTATACAATAATTCCAGCTTTGTTTCCTCAGACTAACAGTTTATCAGAAATGATTGAcaatctcctctctcccttttctgaaATGTCAGTTGTAATGAAGGGAATTCCaaaatttaaatgtttgctttttgtcTGCATTTTGTGAATATGGTAAAAATATATCATAATCATACTTGCTGTTTGATGGTTATTGATTGGAGGTCCTTGAGAGAAGCACAGTTTGTGGAGCAGTAGCTGGTGAGAGGACTTGTGTGTGTTCTATCCCTAGTCACACTTCACCATCTCACCACAGAACCCAGTCTTCACATAAGCATAcaattctctcctctcctcacaaTGGTCAATTGTAAGTTAGACTTTCATTGCTCCTTCTTGAATGAGGTCAGTCTTAATCCTCTTGCCACATCTAAAATTACATCTTACACTAGATTTCTTAGCACCCTTTCTGTTGAAAGAATGGGTGATGTGAAGGATCAGGAAAATTTCCAGCCTGTCAGAGATGCTTATCCATCTTTTAGGgttagggagtggggagggagcagaggcaggcttcCCTGTAATTTCTGTGACttcagtgtttgttttatgttgttacCAGCACACACAGAGCAACTGTGTGAACAAGAGTCCTTGGTGACTCATTTTCAGAAGTTACTAACAAGTTGTTGGCAGCCTAACCCACCTCATGGAATTTGTAGAGCAAAGGGAAAATGTCCTCAGAGACCTTGAGGGTGGTTTAATGTCATCTGAATTCTGTTTGGATTTCTTCATTAAGTATACATTCCTCTTTGgattatgtagctaaggatgacctcaaacttctgattcTGCCTCTATTTCTGTGTACTTGCATTAGAGGCAAGCTCTGCCATGCCCCACTTGtattatatatcatttatatttgaCACAAATCTTatgcaaaattaaatatttactcttaaataaaataaaataaaataaaataaaggaaaacctgTATTTTATAGATGTAAATTCTGAAACGTGGAGAACTGACAAGTCAGAATGCCTCACAACCCTCatgaaaaatgcaaatttatcTTAATTCAAAGATTACATTTCCTTGGCAAGCCACATTATGACTTTTCCCCAATAAGAGGATTATTAACATTTAAACTTCAAACTTGGTGGTTTCCTCATGTTACCCTGATTAAGTCTTCATAACATAATTTTTTGACTGCAGTTTTAAAAAGATAGGCGATAAAACTGCTTTATATATTTGAAgccaacagatttttttttcaagcactgagataaaaattgtttgatatctGGGTGTTTGCCTTCACCTATTACTACACAATGAAGGTTAatacagtttattttctttgtctttctgtttctcacaCTGGTATTTGTGTCACAGGATGGAACAGCTGCCTATAGGCATGCTTCTGTCACCCTGCAGGTGTCTCCACTGTCCACCTCAGTGCTGTTCAACTGAGGGTTTATGCTTGACCCAAATATGTCATATCACTCCTGACTTCCTGTGTTTGGAAGATGttgactgaatttttttttttctggatgaagGAATAggctgtaaaaagaaaaatgtgacatTTTTTATTGAGCAAAATTTTATAGAGTACTTAGATGGGCAATGGCTGAGACCAATAATTTCTGAATCACACTCTTTGATTTGAACCAAAGTTACTGgatgttaattttattaattatggtAAAATGTCAAGATAGAACACGCTTAATCTCCCTTATAGATGGTGTTGCTGTGTGACTAAAATTTAGACTAAATGATAtctctataattattttaattatcatgTTATGAGCCCTATATATCTCTATAAAGACTACTTTAGACTACCAAAAATTCTGGTGATCTTCTAAATATGCTTCACAGAAATccgtttttttttctagaaacttATTAAATAGTTTCAATATGTGTATAAAGTGTTGGGTTTTCTTATGATGTTTCACACATGCGTGCCATTGTGCATTGCTGATGTTTGCTGCACATCAGTCCTTTCGTTATCCTTCCTGTCTCTGGAAGTagaaatttctattctttttggaaactcagttatgtcatATGATGCTTTGCT is drawn from Mastomys coucha isolate ucsf_1 unplaced genomic scaffold, UCSF_Mcou_1 pScaffold4, whole genome shotgun sequence and contains these coding sequences:
- the LOC116075816 gene encoding olfactory receptor 6C2-like, which codes for MRNHTAITTFILLGLTDDPKLQVLIFLFLFLTYMLSVTGNLTIITLTLLDPHLKTPMYFFLRNFSFLEVSFTTVCIPRFLYMMATGDNTVTYNACATQLFFVVLFGATEFFLLAAMSYDRYVAICKPLHYTTIMNNRVCTVLVLSCWFAGLLIILPPLGLGLQLEFCDSNVIDHFGCDASPILQITCSDTVFIEKIVLAFAILTLIITLVCVVLSYTYIIKTILKFPSAQQRKKAFSTCSSHMIVVSITYGSCIFIYIKPSAKEGVAINKVVSVLTTSVAPLLNPFIYTLRNKQVKEAFKDTIKRIVFLTKK